In Kitasatospora gansuensis, a genomic segment contains:
- a CDS encoding PTS transporter subunit EIIC, protein MSTTTAPAAAPAKKPGAGLLQGLQKIGRSLQLPVAVLPAAGILLRLGQDDVFGKDGLGWGKVATVFATAGDAVFSNLPLLFCVGVAIGFAKKADGSTALAALVGYLVFHNVLTAFPVAGTVTEALPAGKPQNPGVFGGIVIGLLSAILWQKYHRTKLVDWLGFFNGRRLVPIIMAFVGTAVGVVVGLAWGPIGTGLTNASDWLVGLGSAGAGIYGVANRLLIPIGMHQFLNTFFQQQVGSFTDTSGQTWIGDIPRFFHGDPTAGQFMSGFFPIMMFGLPAAAIAIAHCARPERRKAVMGMMVSVALTSFITGVTEPIEFSFMFIAPVLYVIHALLTGLSMALTWALGVHDGFSFSAGLIDYLLNWNLATKPWLIIPIGLCFAALYYTLFRFAILRFNLTTPGREPEDEIEDITKA, encoded by the coding sequence AAGAAGCCGGGTGCCGGCCTGCTGCAGGGCCTCCAGAAGATCGGCCGCAGCCTGCAGCTGCCGGTCGCCGTACTGCCCGCGGCCGGCATCCTGCTGCGCCTGGGGCAGGACGACGTGTTCGGAAAGGACGGCCTCGGCTGGGGCAAGGTCGCCACCGTCTTCGCCACCGCCGGTGACGCCGTCTTCAGCAATCTGCCGCTGCTGTTCTGCGTCGGCGTGGCGATCGGCTTCGCCAAGAAGGCCGACGGCTCGACCGCGCTGGCCGCGCTGGTCGGATATCTGGTCTTCCACAATGTGCTGACGGCCTTTCCGGTGGCCGGGACGGTCACCGAGGCGCTGCCCGCCGGCAAGCCGCAGAACCCCGGCGTCTTCGGCGGCATCGTGATCGGCCTGCTGAGCGCGATCCTCTGGCAGAAGTACCACCGCACCAAGCTGGTCGACTGGCTCGGCTTCTTCAACGGCCGCCGCCTCGTCCCGATCATCATGGCCTTCGTCGGCACCGCCGTCGGTGTGGTGGTCGGCCTGGCCTGGGGCCCGATCGGCACCGGCCTGACCAACGCCAGCGACTGGCTGGTCGGCCTCGGCTCGGCCGGCGCGGGCATCTACGGCGTGGCCAACCGGCTGCTGATCCCGATCGGCATGCACCAGTTCCTGAACACCTTCTTCCAGCAGCAGGTCGGCAGCTTCACCGACACCTCCGGCCAGACCTGGATCGGCGACATCCCGCGCTTCTTCCACGGTGACCCGACGGCCGGTCAGTTCATGTCCGGGTTCTTCCCGATCATGATGTTCGGCCTGCCCGCCGCCGCGATCGCGATCGCGCACTGCGCCCGCCCGGAGCGCCGCAAGGCGGTCATGGGGATGATGGTCTCGGTCGCGCTGACCAGCTTCATCACCGGCGTCACCGAGCCGATCGAGTTCTCCTTCATGTTCATCGCCCCGGTGCTGTACGTGATCCACGCCCTGCTCACCGGCCTCTCGATGGCGCTCACCTGGGCCCTCGGCGTGCACGACGGATTCAGCTTCTCGGCCGGACTGATCGACTACCTGCTGAACTGGAACCTCGCCACCAAGCCCTGGCTGATCATCCCGATCGGGCTCTGCTTCGCGGCGCTGTACTACACGCTCTTCCGGTTCGCGATCCTCAGGTTCAACCTCACCACCCCGGGCCGTGAGCCCGAGGACGAGATCGAGGACATCACCAAGGCCTGA
- a CDS encoding helix-turn-helix transcriptional regulator: MSSRSDELWSYTEIARHINVQADTVRNYRRHGLLPDPDMIDGSGHPRWFAGTIRAWARNRPGNR, from the coding sequence ATGTCCTCACGCAGCGACGAGTTGTGGTCGTACACCGAGATCGCCCGGCACATCAACGTGCAGGCCGACACCGTGCGCAACTACCGGCGGCACGGCCTGCTGCCGGATCCGGACATGATCGACGGCAGTGGCCATCCACGCTGGTTCGCGGGCACCATCCGCGCCTGGGCCCGGAACCGCCCCGGCAACCGCTGA
- a CDS encoding MBL fold metallo-hydrolase, with protein sequence MKLTVVGCSGSFPSAESPCSSYLIEADGYRVVLDLGNGALGALQKYCGLYDIDAVLLSHLHADHCIDLCAYWVARNYRLEGCPEPVPVYGPAGTADRLARAYDMPEQPGMTEVFDFRTLTEGSFRLGPLTVTTVRVSHPVETFAFRIEHGGRSLVYSGDTGECAALVELARGADLFLCEAAYTHGKETFTAVHLNGREAGEHAAAAGVGRLVLTHIPPWTDPEVNRRDAAAVYAGPVELARPGATYELR encoded by the coding sequence ATGAAACTGACCGTGGTGGGGTGCTCGGGAAGCTTCCCGTCCGCCGAGTCGCCCTGCTCCAGCTACCTGATCGAGGCCGACGGCTACCGGGTGGTGCTGGACCTCGGGAACGGCGCGCTCGGCGCGCTGCAGAAGTACTGCGGTCTGTACGACATCGACGCGGTCCTGCTCAGCCACCTGCACGCGGACCACTGCATCGACCTCTGCGCCTACTGGGTCGCCCGGAACTACCGGCTGGAGGGCTGCCCCGAGCCCGTCCCGGTGTACGGACCCGCGGGCACCGCCGACCGGCTGGCCCGGGCGTACGACATGCCCGAGCAGCCGGGGATGACCGAGGTCTTCGACTTCCGCACCCTCACCGAGGGCAGCTTCCGGCTCGGTCCGCTGACCGTCACGACGGTCCGGGTCAGCCACCCGGTGGAGACCTTCGCGTTCCGGATCGAGCACGGCGGCCGCAGCCTGGTGTACTCCGGCGACACCGGCGAGTGCGCGGCACTGGTCGAACTCGCCCGGGGCGCCGACCTGTTCCTCTGCGAGGCGGCCTACACCCACGGCAAGGAGACCTTCACAGCCGTCCACCTGAACGGCCGGGAGGCGGGCGAACATGCCGCCGCGGCCGGGGTCGGCCGCCTGGTGCTCACCCACATCCCGCCGTGGACCGACCCCGAGGTCAACCGCCGGGACGCCGCTGCGGTGTACGCCGGCCCGGTCGAACTCGCCCGCCCGGGCGCCACGTACGAGCTCCGCTAG
- a CDS encoding type II toxin-antitoxin system PemK/MazF family toxin, whose translation MEKWLIAALVVLVLLAVLVAVRRRRTPAPAGGPVAREVWWAEVPFEDGPGTKDRPCLVLRVNRRTATVAKITSKRRDDRLGVLALPPGAVGDRQGRASWLETDELREVPLRAFRRRVGPLDAPTWAKAQRALR comes from the coding sequence ATGGAGAAGTGGCTGATAGCGGCGTTGGTCGTACTGGTCCTGCTCGCGGTGCTGGTCGCGGTCCGCCGACGACGGACCCCCGCCCCGGCCGGCGGGCCGGTGGCCCGCGAGGTGTGGTGGGCCGAGGTGCCGTTCGAGGACGGGCCCGGCACGAAGGACCGGCCGTGCCTGGTGCTGCGGGTGAACCGGCGGACCGCCACCGTCGCGAAGATCACCAGCAAGCGGCGCGACGACCGCCTGGGCGTGCTGGCCCTGCCGCCGGGCGCGGTCGGCGACCGGCAGGGCCGGGCCAGCTGGCTGGAGACGGACGAGCTGCGCGAGGTGCCGCTGCGCGCGTTCCGCCGCCGGGTCGGCCCGCTGGACGCGCCGACCTGGGCGAAGGCCCAGCGGGCCCTGCGCTGA
- a CDS encoding PTS transporter subunit EIIC — protein MTTTAPAPAPAAAPTPSRAKKFGQNLLQGLQKIGRSLQLPIAVLPAAGILLRLGQPDLQEKLHLPAKLVATFGAAGGAVFDNLPLLFCVGIAIGYAKKADGSTALAALVGYLVFKQVLTVFPVDGSVTAALPAGKPQNPGVLGGIIIGLLSAVLWQKYHRTKLVDWLGFFNGRRLVPIIMAFVGTLTGIVVGLAWGPIGSALDSFSNWAIGLGAVGSGIFGLANRGLIPVGMHQFVNTFFYQQSGSFTDGAGKVWQGDLNRFFAGDPTAGQFMSGFFPIMMFGLPAAALAIAHCARPERRAAVTGMMLSLALTSFMTGITEPIEFSFMFIAPLLYVVHVVLTAVSMMVTWAFGVHDGFTFSAGAIDFLLNLNLATKPWLIIPIGLVFAAVYYGVFRFAITKFNLPTPGRETDEELEELTKA, from the coding sequence ATGACCACGACCGCACCGGCACCGGCGCCTGCCGCGGCACCGACGCCGTCTCGGGCCAAGAAGTTCGGGCAGAACCTGCTCCAGGGCCTGCAGAAGATCGGCCGCAGCCTCCAGCTCCCGATCGCCGTCCTCCCGGCCGCCGGCATCCTGCTCCGCCTCGGCCAGCCGGACCTGCAGGAGAAGCTGCACCTGCCCGCGAAGCTGGTGGCCACCTTCGGGGCCGCCGGTGGTGCGGTCTTCGACAACCTGCCGCTGCTGTTCTGCGTCGGCATCGCGATCGGCTACGCCAAGAAGGCGGACGGCTCCACCGCGCTGGCCGCGCTGGTCGGTTACCTGGTCTTCAAGCAGGTCCTCACCGTCTTCCCGGTGGACGGCAGCGTGACCGCCGCCCTCCCGGCGGGCAAGCCGCAGAACCCGGGCGTGCTCGGCGGCATCATCATCGGTCTGCTCAGCGCGGTCCTCTGGCAGAAGTACCACCGCACCAAGCTGGTCGACTGGCTCGGCTTCTTCAACGGCCGTCGGCTCGTCCCGATCATCATGGCCTTCGTCGGCACCCTGACCGGCATCGTGGTCGGCCTGGCCTGGGGCCCGATCGGCAGCGCGCTGGACAGCTTCAGCAACTGGGCGATCGGCCTGGGCGCGGTCGGCTCCGGCATCTTCGGCCTGGCGAACCGGGGTCTGATCCCGGTCGGCATGCACCAGTTCGTGAACACCTTCTTCTACCAGCAGTCCGGCAGCTTCACCGACGGGGCCGGCAAGGTCTGGCAGGGTGACCTGAACCGCTTCTTCGCCGGTGACCCGACGGCCGGTCAGTTCATGTCCGGCTTCTTCCCGATCATGATGTTCGGCCTCCCGGCCGCCGCGCTGGCGATCGCGCACTGCGCCCGCCCGGAGCGTCGCGCCGCCGTCACCGGCATGATGCTGTCGCTCGCGCTGACCTCGTTCATGACCGGCATCACCGAGCCGATCGAGTTCTCGTTCATGTTCATCGCACCGCTGCTGTACGTGGTGCACGTGGTGCTGACCGCCGTCTCGATGATGGTCACCTGGGCGTTCGGTGTGCACGACGGCTTCACCTTCTCCGCCGGTGCGATCGACTTCCTGCTGAACCTGAACCTGGCCACCAAGCCCTGGCTGATCATCCCGATCGGCCTGGTCTTCGCGGCGGTCTACTACGGGGTCTTCCGCTTCGCCATCACCAAGTTCAACCTGCCGACTCCCGGTCGCGAGACCGACGAGGAGCTCGAGGAGCTCACCAAGGCCTGA